One genomic segment of Pandoraea thiooxydans includes these proteins:
- the mnmC gene encoding bifunctional tRNA (5-methylaminomethyl-2-thiouridine)(34)-methyltransferase MnmD/FAD-dependent 5-carboxymethylaminomethyl-2-thiouridine(34) oxidoreductase MnmC, whose product MSAPIVPATLAFTADGFPYSPLFDDVYHSTDGGLGQAAHVFLGGNDLPARWHGCSRFTIVETGFGLGLNFLATWAAWRAHLAAMPASRLAPQLHFVSIEKHPFTPSDLRRAYDHLAAHPEWAGLAPLIDALCAAWPLPLPGLHRLSLGDGLTLTVAFGDLLEWLPKLRAGADAFYLDGFSPAKNPAMWSPPVFKALARMARTDATVATYTAAGMVRRGLLDAGFELGKRPGYGRKRDMLAGRFAPRWRVRRHEPPTAVAWPDRHALVIGAGLAGCALAHELTANGWRVTLLERRDAPALEASGNPAGVFHPQLSRDDNVLARLTRAGYLHALALWEALAERQPLRWSRTGLLQLADDDAASAALPAVLEALGYPPAYVRAVDREEATHLAGMPVAQGGLWFGQGGWIDPAGLCRAQLMAAGEAATLVTGAAVARLERRGAAWHALDAQGATLAQAPVAVLANAAQAGQLLQPYLVRDYLPLKAVRGQLTVLPPDELTALRAVVCGDGYVAPPAAMDGCALTGATYDFDDHDDTVRVADHQRNLDRLAALLPDWAGRERLRHPAHSGEAGSLLRGRVAYRCTTNDRLPVAGPIPDIDAIQAGILKNGGAYAGAHLTDLPRLPGLFGVFALGSRGLVWASLCAALVTSQLEGNPWPLEAALADAIDPARTLLGALRRGLSIV is encoded by the coding sequence ATGAGCGCACCCATCGTGCCGGCAACGCTGGCTTTTACCGCGGATGGCTTTCCGTATTCTCCGCTGTTCGACGACGTCTATCACAGTACCGATGGCGGCCTTGGACAGGCCGCGCATGTCTTTCTCGGCGGCAACGATCTGCCGGCCCGCTGGCACGGCTGCAGCCGTTTCACTATCGTCGAGACCGGCTTTGGGCTCGGCTTGAATTTCCTGGCGACGTGGGCCGCCTGGCGGGCCCACCTTGCTGCCATGCCGGCCTCGAGGTTGGCGCCGCAACTGCATTTCGTATCCATCGAAAAGCACCCGTTTACGCCAAGCGATTTGCGGCGCGCCTACGATCACCTCGCGGCCCATCCCGAATGGGCGGGGCTCGCGCCATTGATCGATGCCTTGTGCGCCGCCTGGCCGCTGCCCTTGCCGGGTCTGCATCGCCTGTCGCTCGGCGATGGACTGACGCTTACCGTAGCGTTCGGCGATCTGCTCGAATGGCTGCCCAAACTGCGTGCCGGCGCCGATGCCTTTTACCTGGACGGCTTCTCGCCCGCCAAGAACCCGGCGATGTGGTCGCCGCCGGTATTCAAGGCACTCGCCCGCATGGCGCGCACCGATGCCACGGTGGCCACCTACACCGCCGCCGGCATGGTTCGGCGCGGCTTGCTCGATGCCGGGTTCGAGCTCGGCAAGCGCCCGGGCTATGGTCGCAAGCGCGATATGCTGGCCGGCCGCTTCGCACCGCGCTGGCGGGTACGCCGGCACGAACCGCCGACAGCGGTGGCGTGGCCCGATCGGCATGCGCTGGTGATCGGCGCCGGCCTGGCCGGCTGCGCGCTGGCCCACGAGTTGACGGCCAACGGCTGGCGCGTCACGCTGCTCGAACGCCGCGACGCGCCGGCGCTGGAGGCCTCGGGCAATCCGGCGGGGGTGTTTCACCCACAGCTCTCGCGCGACGACAATGTTCTGGCGCGTCTGACACGCGCCGGCTATCTACATGCGCTGGCGCTCTGGGAGGCGCTGGCCGAGCGCCAGCCGCTGCGCTGGTCCCGTACCGGGCTGCTGCAACTGGCCGACGACGATGCGGCAAGCGCCGCGCTGCCGGCCGTGCTCGAGGCGCTCGGCTACCCACCCGCCTATGTGCGCGCGGTCGACCGGGAAGAAGCAACGCACCTGGCCGGCATGCCGGTCGCGCAGGGCGGGCTGTGGTTTGGCCAGGGCGGCTGGATCGATCCGGCCGGCCTGTGCCGGGCCCAGTTGATGGCCGCCGGCGAAGCGGCAACGCTGGTGACCGGCGCGGCCGTTGCCCGGCTCGAGCGGCGCGGCGCAGCGTGGCATGCACTCGACGCGCAGGGTGCCACGCTGGCGCAGGCGCCCGTGGCCGTTCTCGCCAATGCCGCCCAGGCCGGGCAACTGCTGCAACCGTATTTGGTGCGCGACTATTTGCCGCTCAAGGCGGTGCGCGGTCAATTGACAGTCCTGCCGCCGGACGAACTCACCGCTTTGCGGGCAGTGGTATGCGGCGACGGCTACGTCGCCCCGCCCGCGGCCATGGATGGCTGCGCCCTGACCGGCGCGACTTATGATTTCGACGACCACGACGACACCGTGAGGGTTGCCGACCATCAACGCAATCTCGACCGGCTGGCTGCATTGCTGCCGGACTGGGCCGGGCGCGAGCGTTTGCGCCACCCGGCGCATAGCGGCGAGGCGGGCTCGCTTCTGCGCGGGCGCGTCGCGTATCGCTGCACGACGAATGATCGCCTGCCGGTCGCCGGGCCGATCCCCGATATCGACGCCATACAGGCTGGCATATTGAAAAACGGTGGCGCCTACGCAGGTGCCCATCTGACGGATCTGCCGCGACTGCCAGGCCTGTTCGGGGTGTTCGCCCTGGGCTCGCGGGGGCTCGTGTGGGCCAGCCTGTGCGCCGCGCTGGTCACCAGTCAGCTCGAGGGCAACCCATGGCCGCTCGAGGCCGCCCTGGCCGACGCGATCGACCCGGCGCGTACGCTGCTCGGCGCGCTACGCCGGGGCCTGTCCATCGTTTAG
- a CDS encoding YbdK family carboxylate-amine ligase, translating into MSLEQFIPSEPFTFGVELEMQIVNRHDYDLTKAATDVMRLIKKEQYPGEIKPEITESMIELSTDICHRHSDAVEQLHRIRDVLVAAGRQLNVGLCGGGTHAFQRWSERQIFDSPRFHFLSELYGYLAKQFTVFGQHVHIGCPDPDSALYLLHAMSRFIPHFIALSASSPYVQGVDTGFHSARLNSVFAFPLSGRAPFALRWSEFEEYFDKMVRTGVVESMKDFYWDIRPKPGFGTIEVRVMDTPLTVDRGAAIACYIQSLARYLLTERPFDLKEDDYLVYTFNRFEACRFGLQGAYVNPESGERTTLGQHIHQTLELIKPHSAKLEAEAACEQIGQIVASGINDAQWLRQVNTREKSLHEMTRQQCLAWGT; encoded by the coding sequence ATGTCTTTGGAACAATTCATCCCATCCGAGCCGTTTACCTTTGGCGTCGAGCTGGAAATGCAGATCGTCAACCGGCACGACTACGATCTGACCAAAGCCGCCACCGACGTGATGCGGCTGATCAAGAAAGAGCAATACCCCGGCGAGATCAAGCCGGAGATCACCGAAAGCATGATCGAACTGTCGACCGATATCTGCCACCGGCACAGCGACGCGGTCGAGCAGCTGCATCGGATCCGCGACGTCCTGGTGGCCGCCGGACGACAACTCAACGTCGGCCTGTGCGGTGGAGGCACCCACGCTTTCCAGCGCTGGAGCGAGCGTCAGATCTTCGATTCGCCGCGCTTTCATTTTCTGTCGGAACTGTACGGCTACCTGGCCAAGCAGTTCACCGTATTCGGTCAGCACGTGCATATCGGCTGCCCGGACCCCGACAGCGCGCTGTATTTGCTGCACGCGATGTCGCGCTTTATTCCGCACTTCATCGCGCTGTCGGCTTCATCGCCCTATGTACAGGGCGTCGATACCGGTTTCCATTCGGCGCGGCTCAATTCGGTGTTCGCTTTCCCGCTCTCGGGCCGCGCACCCTTTGCCTTGCGCTGGTCCGAGTTCGAAGAGTATTTCGACAAGATGGTGCGCACCGGCGTGGTCGAGAGCATGAAGGACTTCTATTGGGATATTCGTCCCAAACCGGGCTTTGGGACGATCGAGGTACGGGTAATGGATACCCCATTGACTGTCGATCGTGGGGCTGCCATTGCCTGTTATATCCAGTCTCTAGCCCGGTATTTACTGACAGAGCGGCCGTTTGATCTGAAAGAGGACGACTACCTGGTCTACACGTTCAACCGTTTCGAGGCTTGCCGTTTTGGTCTGCAGGGTGCCTACGTCAACCCGGAGAGCGGTGAGCGCACCACTTTGGGGCAACATATTCACCAGACCCTGGAGCTTATCAAGCCGCATTCGGCCAAACTCGAGGCCGAAGCCGCCTGCGAGCAGATCGGCCAGATCGTGGCCTCGGGCATCAACGACGCCCAGTGGCTCAGGCAAGTCAATACGCGTGAAAAGTCGCTTCACGAAATGACCCGCCAGCAATGCTTGGCGTGGGGCACCTAG
- a CDS encoding cation:proton antiporter, protein MTSELSLFPGWPPTPDPVFWTGLLLIVAGLSGEVCYRLMRLPRITGYAVVGMVGGAIGFSIFDAQTVADFRLLIDLALGLLLFELGSRLNLRWLRANPWLIVTSACEALLTLLASFALLRALNVAPLTAMLISAIAMATAPAVIIQLKNELRSEGQVTERLLALTALNSIYAVVVVKLVYGWMHQAYHSSLLITLLHPLYLLAGSCVLAYLLARGCNLLFRKLGGQDEHAFVMLIGLIMLAVALVHMLRLPNSLTLLLAGILFKNLNERPQLWPAHFGTAGWLLTVILFVVTSMAFQWHDLMLGGLAALALVCVRALAKLVCVVLFSRPAGIDLKQAVALGVSLTPMASLALALVTDTYDIYPQFDPHLRAIVFSAMALMQLVGPLLIYWALALTGERKD, encoded by the coding sequence ATGACGTCGGAATTGTCCCTTTTCCCGGGCTGGCCGCCGACGCCCGATCCCGTGTTCTGGACTGGTTTGCTGCTGATCGTGGCAGGCTTGTCCGGTGAAGTGTGTTACCGGCTCATGCGCTTGCCGCGCATCACCGGTTACGCCGTGGTCGGCATGGTAGGCGGCGCAATTGGTTTTTCCATTTTCGATGCCCAGACAGTGGCGGATTTCCGCTTGCTGATCGATCTGGCGCTGGGCCTGCTGCTGTTCGAACTGGGCAGCCGCCTGAACTTGCGATGGCTGCGCGCCAACCCCTGGCTGATCGTCACCAGCGCCTGCGAGGCGTTGCTGACCCTGCTGGCTTCGTTTGCCCTGCTGCGCGCGTTGAACGTCGCGCCGCTCACGGCGATGCTGATTTCGGCGATCGCCATGGCTACCGCGCCAGCAGTGATCATTCAGCTCAAGAACGAGTTGCGTTCCGAGGGCCAGGTAACCGAGCGGTTGCTGGCGCTGACCGCGCTCAACAGTATTTACGCGGTAGTGGTCGTCAAGCTGGTGTATGGCTGGATGCACCAGGCCTATCACAGCAGCTTGCTGATCACCCTGCTGCACCCGCTTTATCTGCTGGCCGGCTCGTGCGTGCTGGCCTATTTGCTGGCCAGAGGCTGCAATCTGCTGTTCCGCAAGCTGGGCGGGCAAGACGAACACGCGTTCGTGATGCTGATCGGACTGATCATGCTGGCCGTGGCGCTGGTGCACATGCTGCGTCTGCCGAATTCGCTGACTCTGCTGCTGGCCGGCATCCTGTTCAAGAATCTCAATGAACGACCACAGCTTTGGCCAGCTCACTTCGGCACCGCCGGCTGGCTGCTGACAGTCATCCTGTTCGTGGTGACCTCGATGGCGTTCCAGTGGCACGATCTGATGCTCGGCGGCCTGGCCGCGCTCGCCCTGGTGTGCGTGCGGGCACTGGCCAAGCTGGTCTGCGTGGTGCTGTTTTCGCGGCCCGCCGGCATCGATCTGAAGCAGGCGGTGGCGCTGGGCGTCTCGCTCACGCCAATGGCCAGCCTGGCACTGGCGCTGGTGACCGATACCTACGATATCTATCCGCAATTCGATCCGCACTTGCGCGCCATCGTGTTCAGCGCCATGGCGTTGATGCAGTTGGTCGGGCCCCTGCTGATCTATTGGGCGCTGGCCCTGACCGGTGAACGAAAGGATTGA